The DNA window agagagagagaccctatGATGTCAAGAGACCCCAAAGCCAGCTCCCAACTCAGAAGGATCACTGGGAAAACCTTTCTCAGAGACCCTGAAGTAGCCCTTTGCTGATGACATATCCTAAGATACCCTTCCTCTGTCTCCAGCACAAAAATATTCTTGTGATAACTCCTGAGGAACAGAAACCCCTAATAGAGCCTCTGCAGTGTACGAAGAACTCCAAGGGAGGTGCCGTAGAGAGATGCTTTCTGATGGAGAGAGACTGATGAGATCAACCCgagaaaacaaaaactagagaCAGCTCATCCAGCAGGTCCTAGAAACACCTGAGATGACCCCAATGAAACACCCTGGAATAAACTGTCTCATGTGGGAAGAccccagatttgacccctaagtGTAAGACAAGACATCCGAGATAGCTATTGGGGATTAAATAATTCACAGATACCACTGTGGCAGGGAAACATCACTCAGAGAGCCCTCAGGAGACAGAGACAGCCTGTCTAGTGCAGGAGAGCTCTGAAATAGTCCCTCTGATGTGAGAAGACTCCTAAGACCAGGCCCTGGGGTTCAAAGCAGCCTGAGATACGCCTTTCGTTGTGGGCTGACCACTCAAAAATCCCCGGATTTAGCCCCCAGCGCCAGGTGCCCACAGCATAGCCTTACTTCTtggcgatgttgagcatcttaaGTTTTTTCTTCATTCGTGGCCGGGAAGCGGTGGAGACCGAGGCGTCCACCAGGGAAGAAGTGGATTGTGATACCTGGGAGGGTTAAGCGGTGTGGGGGAGAGAGATGGGTCAACTGCCAATTCAGACCCTAGGGaaggtggggcggggcgggggtggggcggaTCCAGAGGCCCTAGATCAAGGAGGGCGGCGGGCTAAGAAGTATTAACTAGACAAAAGGCGGGACCTCCGTGTGGCCAGTGGGAGCCCTAGGGGGTCCCAGACTCACCTTCCGCATAATCTTCCGGCCATAGAAAAGTACTTTGTCTCTCTTCCGGAATCGATACCTCGGGCCATCCGGGGCTGGGGTTTCTAGGGAAAAGTGCGGAGAGGGGCATTCTGAGCTCTACGCATACTCCGCCCAGGCAGTGATGGGAACACGGCGCGAAAACTCCAGCAAATCCTATCTCTACAGTCTCAGGGACCCAGGCGTTTCAGCTTCCCATCCCTCAGCACCCCCAGAAGGCCCTCCGGGTCCTCACTCGGCACTCGAAGCCTCCGCACCAGCAGGAGGATGAGCACGGCCGTGACCAGCACCGCGACTCCAGCCCCGATCATCACGCCCAGCACCTGAGGGACGAAAGGCACTGGCTGCGCATCGCATATACGACCTGCCGGGCCTCCCTCAAGGACCGAGACGCCCGAGACCCCATTCCACTGAGCCAGTTCAGGTCCCGAAACCACAGGCGATGCGGGCCTTGATgaccccatctgcaaaatgggcaagCGCAGCTCCCTTCTCTGGGGGTCAACTCTTTTTGCGGCTCAGCGGCCCGCAGTGCACGCCGGGAAACGTAGTTCCGCCTGAACAGACAGTCTGGTTATCGCGGGACCGCGATGATAAGCGCTGAGCACGTCGGGAATTGTAGTTCCCGCAGCGCAGCACTCCAACCTTACCACTCCGGTTTGCAGAGGGGCCTCCATCAGTTGCCTCTGGCTGGGCGTCAGGTCTGGTAATCTGAAGTCCTGAGGAATAAAAAGCAGGAGGAACCAGTGCAAATCCTCACTttgggccctcccctcccctgctgaAAGCCCTGCCCCCTTTGTACTACAGCCCGGCTGGCTGCCAACTGGGGGACAGACAGCTCGAAGGGCGCTGCGGAACACAAGGGTGGGGCAAATTGATCTCAGGGCCCGAGCCAGGGAGTGAGGTAGGTCCCCGGCTCACAGCCAGGCTCCTCTTACCTATGCACTAGGCGGACCTCATGCCACACTTACCCAGCTCCACCCAGGGGCCAAAGGGCAGTCAGCTCGGCACTCACTGTCCGCAGCCAGTGAACAGGTCCCTGAAGGACACCGCTCCCTCCAGCAGGTGGCCCCATCCCCAGCCTCTGCGGAACTGATCAATCGTGACCCACCGAGCCCTAGGCCGCACCCCTGCGCCCCCTGCGAAGACTGGATGCCCTCCCTCAGGAAAATAGGACCGACGAGTCTTGGGGTTGGGGAGATGCCTGGCTCCAGGGAAGTACGGGAGCTGGAGCACAGCGGGAGTGCTGCTGGGAGCAGCCACACAAGGGGTCGTAGGGCAGTGTCAAGCGCTCGGAAGGACAGTGGGACGCTCGGAGTTGGGTGGGCTCTTAAAGTGTTACTGGTTGATGCTGGAGATTTACTGTCACATAACAGTAAAGTTACCGGGTCTTTGACGGTGCAGAGCATCATTGAGATTCTGCGAGCGATGCTGGCGCCATTGCTGGGATACGTAACCAGGGACGCTGGAATTACTCGTGATCGCTGGAAAGTTACTAAGATTCTGAGGACCACAGGACTATTACTGGGAAGACCGGAACCTGAATGGGCACGTCTCTGGAGTCATTCAAGCATGATACCGACGAATACTGTAATATTACTGAGAGTTTTCTGGGAGGCTGAGGCTGCTTCTGGAGTATTAATAGAAATTTGGGAGTCACTTGGCCCTTGAGACACTACCTGGAAAATTTGCGGGGGTCTAGTCCCCTTCTACTGTGGGGCGCACCTGGCTACCGATGCGAAAACACTTGTCGGGAGCTGGGGGGATGGGAGCGTCAGAACATCAAGGGCTACTGGGAATCGGTGGACAGATCTTGGGAATGCCAAGGACTCGCTAACGACCCCCGAAGGGACGCCACTGCGGGGGACGAAGGAAACCCGGACTCACCCAGGGGCTGCAGCCGGGGTCCACTCTGCGCCAACTCCACTAGCGTTCCGCCCAGCGCCGCCGGCGCGGCCCCTTTAAATTATTCACCGCAGGGCGCCCCgcagccccgccccctgccatgCTTGGAAGGTCGCGTGGAGCGGGCCAAGCAGAATGTGGCGATGCCTTAAAGGGACCGAGACCAGGTGGCACAGGGAACGCCCCTCCCGCTAGAAATGAGAACAAGTTTATTTTCCCGTTTATTTAACACTCACCCTACCCCAGTCCCACTCTAATGTCCGACCCGACTGTCCCAGGCCCTCACAGGGCACAGTCGGGGGCCGATCCTTAAAAGCaaaggctaaaaataaataagcatgggTCTCCGCAGTCCGGGGGCTAATGTCCAGCTGCAGTCTGGTCCCAGTCAATTCACCAGCAGCGAATGCTCCTCCGAAGCATCTCTGGAGGAAAGGCAGTGTCAGCGGAGGCGGAAGGCATCAGTTCCCTCTGGCGCGCTTCCCTTCCCTCAGCCAATCCCAAACCCGAGCCAACCCAGTCTCTAACCGGCCGCAGCAGCAGAGGAGGCTGCAGGCAGAGCCGCTCCCGCGACGGAATTTGCCGGAGGTGGGGCTGTCCTGGCACTGTGCAATGTAGGCCTGGAGTTCACTCTCCTCCGCGCCTGTTCCGCCCGGGTGCTGGGGAGAGATGCCCGGTGGCCCGGCATGAAAGTGGCCTCGGACTTCCCAGGCTCTTAACATAGGCCCTCATCTACCCCTCCTCTCCAGTCTCTGGTTCCTCCCGGCCCTCTCACGTCTGCGCCTTGGCACTGGCGCCCTCCACCTGCTGTTCATGGTTTGCTTTGCTGACCACTGATTGTAGGCATACCCCTGACTCTCCGTCACCTGGTGCCTTCTGCTGTGACTCCAACACCGAGAGCCATACCTGACCCAATCTAGGTGCTTGACAACCATCTACTGACTTGGGAACACACAGCGGGAGCAAAGTCTGGGCTTGTACACCCAGCACTGACACacgtgtgtgatttttttttttttttaagtgtgtgatCTTTAAGTGCTAGACCAAGATCTGCTCCTTGAGCCTGGGTGACAGAAGCGTCCTGTGGGCTGGCTGTATCCAGGCATCTGCATCCCCGGTTCCAGTAAATGTTCTGACAATGTTATCCCAAGCTCATGGGGTCAGGGGCCACTCTCACTTCTCCAAGTCCTTTCTGGCTACAACAAAGGCTTGGCTTTGGCTATTCCTTCTCCCTGCTGCGTGCTCtctctacccccccccccaccccagggctcctGTCTCATCAATTTAGTTCTGACATGATGAAAATGTTCACTATCTCTGCTGTCCATATATGGTAGCTACTAGCCACATTGGCTTTGGGGCGCTTGCTATGGAGATGGTGTCAGTGAGGAACTGAATTCAgaactgtatttcattttcattagaatcagatttttttttttttttttttttttgtctttttaggccctcactcaaggcatatggaagttcccaggctaggtaggggctgaatcagagctgtagctgccagcccacaccacagccacagcaaggccagatcctcatggcaacgccagatccttaacccactgagccaggccagggatcgaactccaaacctcatggttcctcgtcggatttcgTTTCcacctgagccatgatgggaattccacagAATCAGATTTTAAATAGTCACAAGTAGCTAAAGACCCGTGTTGGACAGCACATTCTAAAAACTTTCCTGGATTCACCCCAATACCAGAGTAAAGCAGGGGTCCTCTGTAACCTTCCATACCTCCTTTACGGTTGTCTTACTCCTGCTTGTGCATGATCCATCCTGCCCACGGTCTTGGACAGACCGTGTACGTCTGCTTTCCTAGAGGCCCAGTGCCCGGCACAAGGCTTGGCACACCAACAGCCCCTGGAACATGTTGGTTAAAAGATTCTATCTGCCACGCCCATGATCTACTCCGACCCCTGCAGCCTGCAGGATGACTGCTGGGTCCCTGGATCCAAGCAGCTCCCATAGGACAGAGGGGATGGGAGCAGGGCTTCCAGATCAGACAGTCCTGCACTGAGCCAGGTTCCACCGTGTGCTTTgtaggtgaccttgggcaagacacTGAAATTCTATGACTTGGTTTCCCTGTGGGTAAAAGCAGATGTAGGAGCCCTACCTGGCCTGGGCCCCACACTTTAATAAAACAGCATGTGGCGCCTATGACAGGGACGGTTATCAGCCCTTCCTGGGCCCCCCAATTCTGAGCCGCCCTCTCCTTTGGCCTCATAAAATCGACCACGTTCCCTCCCTGGgtccttctctccacacccagcCATGGCCAATTGCAAGGAACTCAGAGTGTGGggctgtgtgtgcacacgtgtgggtcgccccaccccctccagggaGGCAGGCCAGGAAGAGGCGCGTGGGCAGGCAGCTGACCTTGATGGTGTCGTAGGCCCCAGTGATGAGCGCGATGAAGAGGCTAAGCACCATGTAGATGAAGAGGCTGATGAAGGAGTACAGGTAGAGCTGGGAGAAGAGCCAGACCAGGCTGCTGCGACCCTGCTGGGCCTGCATCGCTGCAAATGTCACGAACATGTCGTCCCCGTTGATGAGTGAAAACAGGCACTCGGACACCATGGACAGCGAGCGGAACTGCAAGGGGTTAGGGGGTCAGAGGGAGTTGTTGGCGTGGCTagggtgggggtttggggggggaTGGAAGGGTCAGTGGGGACAGAGTACCAGGAGCTGTGGGTGAGACTGGGGGTGAAGGGGGATTGGGGGTCAGAAGGGGCAGtggggaagttcccgttgtgggacagtggaaacaaatccaactaggaaccatgaggttttgggttcgatccctggccttgctcagtgggttaaggatccggcgttgccgtgagctgtggtgtaggttgcagacgcagctcagatctggtgttgctgtggctgtggtgtaggccggcagttataaCTCTAGCCTGggagacgcctagcctgggaacctccatatgctgtgggtgtggccctaaaaagacaaaccaaaaaaaagtggggaCAGGAGTCACGATGGGGCCACTTGGGAGGGTAGGTCACTGAAAAATGACAAGGCCATAGGGTCAAGGCCAAGGTCATTGGTGGTTAGAGGGGACAGTGGGCAGAACTGCTGAAGATTTGCTGGTAAGGTATCAGGGGTCAAGGTGAGTTGCTCAGTGTCACCAAGTCAACAATAGATAGACCAGGAGTCAGAGGGCTCAGGAGGTAGGAAGGGGAGCCAGAGACCCCTTGGCTATGGGTCATGAGTGCCATCCGCGGGTCCTGGCCAGCCCCTACCTTCACATGGTAGGGCCCCAACACGATCCAGCCACAGAAGCAATAGCCCAGGTAGATGACAGCCACACAGCAGCAGAAGCGCATGACGCTGGGCAGGGCCACTCGCAGTGTGGCGATGAGGATCTGTGGAGGGGCAGACAGGGGACTGCAGTGAGGGCACAGCCACAACCCAGGCAGGCTGTGAGCAGGATGGAGTGAAGCCCACCCAAGGGCATGCTGGGTGACCAAAATGGGGGAGCCTCCGAAGGAGcaggataacatgagaaagagtatatatatggagttcccgtcgtggcgcaatggttaacgaatccgactaggaaccatgaggttgagggtttggtccctgcccttgctcagagggttaacgatccggcattgccgtgagctgtggtgtaggtcgcagatgcagctcggatcccgcgttgctgtggctctggcgtaggctagtggctacagctccgattcgacccctagccgggaacctccatatgccgcaggagcggcccaagaaatagcaacaacaacaacaacaacaacaaaaagacacaagacaaaaaaaaaaaaaaaagtatatatatgtgtgattgggtcattttgctgcacaggagaaattaacaaaacactgtaaatcaactataataaaaaaaaaaaaaaagaagaaggggcaGGATGGTGCTGAGAGGGCACCCATGGCTTGGGTATGAGAGCAGGCTCACATGGCCCAGGAGTAGTGACAGGTAGGCCTGGGGTGGGCAGGTTACTGGAGGAAGAGGCTCACGGTTCTGGGTCACCGGCAGGAGCTGGTGACTGAAATGCATGTGTGAATTGatttggggatgggggtgggaatgCAGGAACATGCGGCGCCACCTAGAGGGCCCTGCCTGTGTGTCTGAGGCTTACATTGTACTTATGGAAGAAGGTCAGGTAGCGGATGACGCCGACCCAGACGAGCAGTGTCGAGGTGCCCAGGAGGATGCTGCAGACATCGTAACTTGCCAGGTTCTAAGGGCGGGAGCAGCGTCAAACCCATCAGACCTGGCCCTTCCCTGGGGACGTGGTGCCAGGCAGGCATCCTGGGGGTGGAACAGAGGACCAGGGTCTGGAAGGAGATGAGGGGGGGCTCCGGGCAGGGCATGGGCAGGACCCACCTTAGCTTCGATGCCAATCTTCATGATGGTGCCTGAGATGGTGAGCACATCACTAGTGACCAGCAAGATGTACCAGCCGTTGACAAATTCCAGCCGCTCCCACAGGCTGACGACCCGACCCCGCTTCCGCCTGATGAACCTGACAAACTCCTGTGGGGGGAGgttacgggggggggggggagaagggtGGTCAGGTCCTGGGTACAGGTTATCCCAGAGCTGGGTGAGGATAGGGGTGTCTCTCACGTTCTGCAGCAGGAAGCCTCGGAGCAGCGAGCGGGCACAcagcaggaaggagaaggagcaggTGAGGATAACGACGACATCAAACAGGAGCCGGAAGCTGTTGTCTCCTGCGGGGAGGGGGCCCCAGGCAAGGCCAGGTGAGGCAGCTGGACCAAGCCTGAGGGGCTTCAGGGCTGGTTTTGGCTGGTCAGTGGGCTCATGGGTTTCTCTGGGTGAGTCAGGAGCTTGGCCCCTGCTGGTCTGGGGCTTAGGGATTCCTGGGCAAGTCAGGACCCCTGGTCAGTGCTGGCCTGGGGTATGGGGGCTCACCATGGCCGAAGACGCTGGGGTGCTTACACTCCTGGATGTGGGCCTGGGTCTCCAGGCTGATGGGGACACGCCCACTGTGTGCCTTATTGTCAAATGTGATCTGCAGGGGTGCGGGGGAGACAGGACAAGGCAGAGTAAACCTTGGCAGACCTAGGCTCCTAGACCCTCACGACGGATAGtctctccagccccagcctccaACAGCACATCCTCACTGCCCTTGGTCAAGAGTCCccaggtccaggagttcccatcatggcacagtggttaacgaatccgacaaggaaccatgaggtttcgggttccatccctggcctcgctcagtgggttaaggatccggtgttgccgtgagctgtggtgtaggtcacagatgtggctcagattcagtgttgctgtggctgtggcgtacgccagtggctacagctctgattagacccctagcctgggaacctccatatgccgcagaagtggccctagaaaaggcaaaaaaaaaacaacaacaaggagttcccgtcgtggcgcagtggttaacgaatccgactaggaaccatgacgttgcgggttcggtccctgcccttgctcagtgggttaacgatccggcgttgccgtgagctgtggtgtaggttgcagacgcggctcggatcctgcgttgctgtgcctctggcgtaggctggtggctacagctccgattcaacccctagcctgggaacctccatatgccgcgggaacggcccaagaaatagcaacaacaacaaaagacaaaaagacaaaagacaaaaaaaaaaaaaaaacaaacaacaagagTCCCCAGGTCCAGAGCTCAGGAGCCCTGTGCCCCATCACCCCACCACTGGCCCAGTCTgtcaccgcccccccaccccgccccgccccacccccggcaCTGCGGGCTTACCAGGATGCTGAAGGTGTAGCAGTCAGGGATTTCATTGTTGATCAGGCTCTGGAGGTTAATGGTCTTCAGCTGGAAGTGGATGGTGACGTTGATCAGCCTGGGGGGAGGCTTgggtgagggggagggggctctgcCTGACCCTGCAGCCCCCAAGGGCCAGCCCTCAGCCCCGTGCTGACTCTGCAGCTGGCAGAGGAAGTGCTCACTTGGCAGCATCAGCGAGGCCGACCCTGCCCCCGCCTGTGGGGAAGTGGCCGCCCTTGGGAAGGGGGGGGTGATCCTGCCCCACTGAAGGTGCCTGTggtcctgcctccccccaccctccacccccttgATTGGGCAGTACTTGTGGAATTTGAGCGTGAGGTTCTTGTAACTGGTGCTGCCATCCGAGAGGCCAAGATCATCACTGGGGGGCACAGGGGGTCTCTCGGGGGGGTCCACCCGGATACAATCTGAGGACAGGGAGTCAGGGAAGGGACACTGGGGGAGGCACAGGCAGGTCTCCCCAGAATCCCCAACAGCCcccttccctgcttcccttccccctttgtatttattatttttaattaaatggtttttttgtctctttcctgcagcatgtgtaagttcccaggccgaggTCGAATCGGAagtgtggctgccagcctatgccacagccacagctactcgggatccgagccgcatctgcaacctctgctgcagcttgtggcaacgccagatccttaacccaccgaacaaggctaGGACGTC is part of the Sus scrofa isolate TJ Tabasco breed Duroc chromosome 2, Sscrofa11.1, whole genome shotgun sequence genome and encodes:
- the MCOLN1 gene encoding mucolipin-1 isoform X3, with product MAVPVGPRGSETEHLLTPSPGYGTQAGASPAPETPPEEEDLRRRLKYFFMSPCDKFRAKGRKPFKLMLQVVKILVVTVQLILFGLSNQLAVTFREENTIAFRHLFLLGYSDGADDTFAAYTREQLYQSIFYAVDQYLLLPDMSLGRYAYVRGGGGPWANGSALALCQCYYHRGHVDPANDTFDIDPMVVTDCIRVDPPERPPVPPSDDLGLSDGSTSYKNLTLKFHKLINVTIHFQLKTINLQSLINNEIPDCYTFSILITFDNKAHSGRVPISLETQAHIQECKHPSVFGHGDNSFRLLFDVVVILTCSFSFLLCARSLLRGFLLQNEFVRFIRRKRGRVVSLWERLEFVNGWYILLVTSDVLTISGTIMKIGIEAKNLASYDVCSILLGTSTLLVWVGVIRYLTFFHKYNILIATLRVALPSVMRFCCCVAVIYLGYCFCGWIVLGPYHVKFRSLSMVSECLFSLINGDDMFVTFAAMQAQQGRSSLVWLFSQLYLYSFISLFIYMVLSLFIALITGAYDTIKHPGGTGAEESELQAYIAQCQDSPTSGKFRRGSGSACSLLCCCGRDASEEHSLLVN
- the MCOLN1 gene encoding mucolipin-1 isoform X2, which produces MAVPVGPRGSETEHLLTPSPGYGTQAGASPAPETPPEEEDLRRRLKYFFMSPCDKFRAKGRKPFKLMLQVVKILVVTVQLILFGLSNQLAVTFREENTIAFRHLFLLGYSDGADDTFAAYTREQLYQSIFYAVDQYLLLPDMSLGRYAYVRGGGGPWANGSALALCQCYYHRGHVDPANDTFDIDPMVVTDCIRVDPPERPPVPPSDDLGLSDGSTSYKNLTLKFHKYCPIKGVEGGGRQDHRHLQWGRITPPFPRAATSPQAGAGSASLMLPSEHFLCQLQSQHGAEGWPLGAAGSGRAPSPSPKPPPRLINVTIHFQLKTINLQSLINNEIPDCYTFSILITFDNKAHSGRVPISLETQAHIQECKHPSVFGHGDNSFRLLFDVVVILTCSFSFLLCARSLLRGFLLQNEFVRFIRRKRGRVVSLWERLEFVNGWYILLVTSDVLTISGTIMKIGIEAKNLASYDVCSILLGTSTLLVWVGVIRYLTFFHKYNILIATLRVALPSVMRFCCCVAVIYLGYCFCGWIVLGPYHVKFRSLSMVSECLFSLINGDDMFVTFAAMQAQQGRSSLVWLFSQLYLYSFISLFIYMVLSLFIALITGAYDTIKHPGGTGAEESELQAYIAQCQDSPTSGKFRRGSGSACSLLCCCGRDASEEHSLLVN
- the MCOLN1 gene encoding mucolipin-1 isoform X1; its protein translation is MAVPVGPRGSETEHLLTPSPGYGTQAGASPAPETPPEEEDLRRRLKYFFMSPCDKFRAKGRKPFKLMLQVVKILVVTVQLILFGLSNQLAVTFREENTIAFRHLFLLGYSDGADDTFAAYTREQLYQSIFYAVDQYLLLPDMSLGRYAYVRGGGGPWANGSALALCQCYYHRGHVDPANDTFDIDPMVVTDCIRVDPPERPPVPPSDDLGLSDGSTSYKNLTLKFHKYCPIKGVEGGGRQDHRHLQWGRITPPFPRAATSPQAGAGSASLMLPSEHFLCQLQSQHGAEGWPLGAAGSGRAPSPSPKPPPRLINVTIHFQLKTINLQSLINNEIPDCYTFSILITFDNKAHSGRVPISLETQAHIQECKHPSVFGHGDNSFRLLFDVVVILTCSFSFLLCARSLLRGFLLQNVRDTPILTQLWDNLYPGPDHPSPPPPRNLPPQEFVRFIRRKRGRVVSLWERLEFVNGWYILLVTSDVLTISGTIMKIGIEAKNLASYDVCSILLGTSTLLVWVGVIRYLTFFHKYNILIATLRVALPSVMRFCCCVAVIYLGYCFCGWIVLGPYHVKFRSLSMVSECLFSLINGDDMFVTFAAMQAQQGRSSLVWLFSQLYLYSFISLFIYMVLSLFIALITGAYDTIKHPGGTGAEESELQAYIAQCQDSPTSGKFRRGSGSACSLLCCCGRDASEEHSLLVN